TTCCTAAGCAATAGCCCAGATTGATCAAGGAAATCACATAGGCCTGGAAACCAATCAAAATCGCCAGGATATTCACGGGCATAAAGACTAGGACTAAAAACCAGCCAGAAATGCCTTCCCGAATCCCCGCGAGCAGGTGAATAATATCCGTTAAAACATAGGGCGCGTTGGGCAAGAAAGCTAGAAAAATCAGGAAACCCAGGCCCCAGAGCCAATTAATTTTCGGGGGATTGTGCCAGCGAAATAAAGCCACACTGAGGACAAGGGGAATATAGGCTAAAAATAAATTCCAACCAATCCAGCGGGTATAGAGATGAAAACTCCCCCAATCCGCAGCGGCAAGGTAATCAAGGATTTGAGTCAGGGCCTGGGACACAGTCGGACGATCACAATAAAATCAACGGGTAAAACAAGACATTTAAGCCTGCCTATCTAGTTCAGGTTCAGACAAGCTCCTGAGGAAGTTTCGCAGCAAGTCTTTACCCGCCATCGTTAAAATGCTTTCAGGATGAAATTGGACTCCCTGTAAATGGGGATAGGCGCAATGTCGGACTCCCATAATAATCCCATCCTCTGTCCAGGCCGTGACCTCCAATACTTCAGGGCAATCGGCTGAATCAATCACAAGGCTATGGTAACGGGTGGCTGTAAAGGGGACATCCAGGCCCGCAAAGACCCCCTGGTGTTGATGAAAAATATCGGAAACTTTGCCATGCATCAGACTAGGGGCCGCTACAACAGAGCCACCATACACTTGACCAATGGCTTGATGCCCTAAACACACGCCCAAAATTGGGATCTTGGGGGCAAATTCCTCAATCAAGGCCTGGGAAATCCCCGCATCTTCAGGACGACCGGGGCCTGGGGAAATGAGAATACCAGCGGGAGCCAGGTGCTGAATATCTGCCAAGGTAATTTTGTCATTCCGATAAACTTGGATGTCTGCTGCCACCGGGAATTCCTGGCCTAGCTCACCGAGATATTGGACTAAGTTGTAGGTAAAACTATCGTAGTTATCAATGACCAAAAGCAAGGGTCACATTCCCCCTATCCATACAGAGCCATCATCATCTTAGCCAATCAGGGTCTTTAGCTCTCAGGATGGGGGCAGGGGGAGCCACAAGGCTATGGCGGGAGATCAGGGAGAACTAAGGCATCAGCGCCAAAAATAACTTCAAAACTGGGGGAACCAGCAGCAGAGCCGCCACAACCAAGGCAACCATGGCACAAATGAACACTGCCCCTGCGGCGCAATCTTTGGCCACTTTAGCGAGTTCGTGGTAGTGGGTATCAATGGTCAGATCCACCACCGATTCTAAGGCCGTATTCATTAACTCCATCGCCATCACGAGGGCAGTGGTCACAACAATAATGGCCAATTCTGCCAAGGTTAACTGGAGGGTACTGCCTAAGGTAATGGCTATCGCTCCGACAAGGGTGTGAATCCGGAAATTTCGTTGAGTTGTGAAGGCATATTGCACCCCTGCCCAGGCATACCGAAAACTAGCCCAAAGACTGGCTGCGACCTGATAGGATGACCGCCTTGAAACTCCAGGCCGGGGAATCACCTTAGACGGATAAGAAACTAAAACCTTGGGCGACATCTCACACTCCCCGCAACCACATGCACTTAACTACTGTGCCAACACATCTACGATACACAACCGTTCTAGCAGATAGCTGTCGGACGAAACTGCTATGCAGCATACATCAAATCTCTACTAATCGTTAAGATTTACCACAGAGACACTGATTTGACGCGACGTTGCTCTATGGATTTACCTCAATTGAGGGGGCAGATTAGGGGGCATGAAGAAATTTTG
The window above is part of the Pseudocalidococcus azoricus BACA0444 genome. Proteins encoded here:
- a CDS encoding anthranilate synthase component II; translated protein: MLLVIDNYDSFTYNLVQYLGELGQEFPVAADIQVYRNDKITLADIQHLAPAGILISPGPGRPEDAGISQALIEEFAPKIPILGVCLGHQAIGQVYGGSVVAAPSLMHGKVSDIFHQHQGVFAGLDVPFTATRYHSLVIDSADCPEVLEVTAWTEDGIIMGVRHCAYPHLQGVQFHPESILTMAGKDLLRNFLRSLSEPELDRQA
- a CDS encoding DUF1361 domain-containing protein, which produces MSQALTQILDYLAAADWGSFHLYTRWIGWNLFLAYIPLVLSVALFRWHNPPKINWLWGLGFLIFLAFLPNAPYVLTDIIHLLAGIREGISGWFLVLVFMPVNILAILIGFQAYVISLINLGYCLGKLGYRRWLPYVELGIHGLAAIGVYLGRFIRFNSWDLITSPRNIFVTTLNLLTRREPLVVILFGFFILTILYWLMKQVTLGLILRWRYRKADE
- a CDS encoding diacylglycerol kinase family protein, with protein sequence MSPKVLVSYPSKVIPRPGVSRRSSYQVAASLWASFRYAWAGVQYAFTTQRNFRIHTLVGAIAITLGSTLQLTLAELAIIVVTTALVMAMELMNTALESVVDLTIDTHYHELAKVAKDCAAGAVFICAMVALVVAALLLVPPVLKLFLALMP